The stretch of DNA ATTGATTGTTATGGAGTAGATGGAACTAGGGCTGGGCATATATCGGGTAAAACCGATAGCCCAAATCAAAAAAAGCTTATTGAGTTATTGGTATCAGCCATCGGGTTATTGGGTTAATGGTTTGGTAACGGTTTAGTGTTATCttactattgggttatcggttcgggtctcgttttttttttttaatataattttattaacggtttaaccgataacccaataacctttataaaaatatgattttaccCTTAGGTATATAAATTTTTCAGTTCTCCCAATTCTCTATCTACTATTGTAACCCTCCCAAATTTTTATACAATACACATTATCCTTCATTACTTTTTCCCTCTAGAATCTAGATTGAGTtatcttatcgggtaaaccgataACTGAACCGAGATTGATAATCGATAACCGATATCTTATCGGTTCGGTTATCGATTTTGTATATTTATAAACTGATAATCTCCTGTACCTTAGGGAGTGTTTGGTATAACAGAAAATATTTTCCGTAGAAaatgtttttcaagaaaatatttttttggaaaacaagtagtaatcttattcatttttcggtgtttggtacgcaaattaaggaaaataatttctcaagagtattcataaataatttagatacaataaacatgaaatcataaactttcgaaccaaccTTTCGAActcacaaatttcataaactttcgAAACCGCGAAATTTCAAACCCgtaaactttataatttctaaacccgtaaacttccaaacacataaacctctaaactcataactttggaacttgtaaaatttcgaacctgTAGACCGAAAGATGAAAATTCGGGGTAAGGGTAAGATCTGCATACACACTATTCTCCCCAGATTCCATTAGTAGAATTTTACtgatctgttgttgttgttgtttagttCTGAACAATGTtaagaaaaatgagaaaaggaTTTGAAGACAATTAAATTCAAAATGATTTCACACACCGTACTTCCTAAATTCCTAATATTCGAAAAGTCAAATTTTATGCCCCTTTCTGGTCAAAGAAATGATAATTGTTAGAGTTATTTGCATTTTCACCGCTAAAGCATCCTCCCTTCTGCCATTTTCaccatatatatattttctaatCCCCTGGTCTTCACCTCAAGTGCTTTCTTCAATGAGTCCAAGTCTGCCTTCGCGGATAAGAAATCAAGGATTTGTCGGTAGATCAACTAGCTCGCGCTCTAGTCTTTCATTGATCTTTTCTACCCCTCACTCTATGAGGATGCGCGCCTATCCAGAACGTGCAAAGTAAAATAGCGGTAGATCAACTGGGTATAGATCGACACATAGGCTGCTGGCAGAGTGGGGGGCAGAATCACACAGCAAGAAAGCTTCCTATCAATCCAAAAATATTAGAAAGAGAATTAGATCTAATCTCGTCAAGTGGGCTAAGGTTTTCattcttcttattttttggcaAATCCATAAGTGCTTCAAGTTGCACCATTTATatattctttcttttctttatgcGGCGTTTGAGTTTTTTTTAGAGATATATCCTTAAAATTAGGTTGAACTTTCACTAAGAACAAGTTGAGTTCAATGGTGGAGTCAGGAATTGTAATAGGAAAAAAACAATAATAATGTCAGACCTAAAGCAAATTATAAACGCCCTTCTCCATtttacttgatttcttttattttttatgttaaaggAGTTCAACAAATTATATTTATGCAAAAGAACTGTTTTCACTAGTAGACCTAGAAGTATTAGATTTTTTCCTTAATTGAAAAGGGAAAAAAGAGAGTAGCACACTAGATTAGACAATCTTTACATAACATAAAGTATATCCTGATTGTTTCGACTATAGAACTGATCAAATATAATACTTAGATAATCATTTTTATATAACTAATTCCATTAGAGAAATGTAAGTGAGTAAAGATAAAAATGTGATTTAAAACCGTATAATCAATTATTGATTTTGATTAATAAAATCATTTTTTTATCAGAAAACTTGTTAAAATCAGATTAGAATATTAAAAACCAAATAAACCGTATAAAGCAAAGTATATGTTACGCACAAATCTCCAATATAAGAAGATCAATTAGTGGTATAATAATAACACAAAATTAATAACAAATATAGCAAATGATTTAAAAAAAAGAGATATAACTATAGCACAAGACGaaagaaattaatatttaaaCAGTCAAACATCAAAACCAACTTCAATCAGGAAGTCGCAAAAACTAGTACTATCTTAAAAAACAGTGGAATTAAGCTAATGAACTAGCTATAATTAAGGTCTTAATCTAAAATTCTAAAGCCTAACCTCATTATTGACGATCAATATAGGATCAATCTTTATAGATCGATGAGTTCTCATCAAGAACACTATCAAGAATATTCTGGGATTGAATTTCATCATAAGAATCTTGATAAAAGTTATTGACGTCGAAATGCATAGGCAAGATGTTGCAGTTTTCTTGATATCCTTTTTGATCCCAAAAGATATTTCCAGGAGAAAATGATGGTTGAAGAGGTATACCATAGTTTGATCTTGGTCCAAAATGGGAAAAATTATCTATACTGTATTTGTTATAATCCATGTTAAAACCAGGATCGTCGAAAGTGATATCATAATGATGAGGTAATTTTAAATTTTGTCTCGCAATTTCATATGAATCTGTAATTCCTTCGTAGTCACAATTCTCCACCTTACCAATAGAAGAACAACTTATGCTTGTATCGTCTTGCTCGTGTTCCTTTCGGGCATTCTTGAACGACTTGTCAACTTTCTTATAAATCCTGCATAAAACCCAATCGTCGAGCTGCAACAACAAAAAAAAGTTACTTTATAAAAGAACTGTGACCACAACAATAACTGATTggaatctcactagtggggtatggggatTGGATGATAGTGtttacgtagaccttacccctacctatgaaggtagagaggctgtttccgaaagaccctcggctcaagaacgtAAAAAGATGGAGAAATATAATAgagaaacaataacaacaacaatgtaATAAgacaatgtaagcaaataatacAAAGAATAATGACAGAGATCCAGGGATATGAAACTACAAGAATAGTGTCAATCCTACTGCTAATACTAATATACCGTATAGAAACAAGGGATTAGGAATAGGAACGTACCCGACTAGTACTACTACTACTGGGTAAGACAAGGCAAAACTCTAGACTGTCCATCAAACCATCACCCTAATTTTCGACTTCCACAGCTTTCTATCGAGGGTCATGTACTCGGTATTTGCATATTTTTTCACCATGTCCTCGGTTATAAAGAACTGTGAATTTCATCTAAATATTTGCATATCGTAAATGAATTTAAGTGTTATGTGTACTTTGTATATTTTTTCACCATTAGGTTAAGTTACATGATCTAATAACTTCGAAAAGAAAGTTGATAACATGCTACAAAGGTTAAATTATACTTAAAATGTAAAAGCTTTTTACTCAACGCGTATAACTTAAACCTTAATAAATAGTAACAgaccaaaaaaggaaaaagagaaacAGAAAGGTTGAAAAAGTTTATTTGTAGACTCACTTTATAGTTAAATAAAACTCCTAATACCCacttaaatatttcaagttaAGAATCTGGAATTTCTAGCTAGCTAGTACAACGACAACAATATACCCGGTGTAATCTCACAAGCGAGATTTGAGAAGGTTAGCTACATTGTTCAGACAAGAGACTGTTTTCGATAAATCCTCGTTTGTTTCTAGCTAGCTAGTCCTACTCATAATCTAAGTTGGAGTAATACTATTGAAACTAACTGAAACTGAAAGTTTATGAAAAATAATATTCTTACCCTCATGTCTTGTGCGTGTCTTTTGAGCCTGCGAGATTCATTCACTCGAAATTCATGCATAATCCAATTTGTTTTGTCGCCTTTGGGAGGTTTACCTTCGTAAAAAACTAAGGCCTTTCTAAATCCAACTTTAACATCATTGTGCTTTATAGGTTTGTCAGCTCCAGTAGCCTTCCAATAACCTTTTCCTGCTGCTCGATTTGGCCTATTACCATTAGGATATTTACGATCCCTTGGAGTGAAAAAGTACCATTCCTTTTCTCCCAACATTGAATAGTTCTCTGTTTACATGTTACACATGAAAAAAAATGAGATCATTAACTTAGAAAGTGGAAACAAAGATGCCCAGTTGATTTGGAGGGTGGTCATCGATATGGATGACCTGATATCGAATCTCCACTTATTGCCTTTTGGGTTGAGCCTGTCACACAGGGCTTGCCTAGTGCGGTTTACATACCCTGTgtggtttgcaggctattacacatGGAAGGTTTACCCAATGTGCACAAAGTGCTCACCCGAAGGGCAGAGGTTGTGGCAGAGATTATAGTGACTGCGGGTTTTCCCTCTTATCAAAACAAAAAAAGATCAGCTATGAATTATGTTCGATAGGTAAATGAGAAAATTAAAATGTTAAATTCAGAgtttatactccctccgtttcaatttacgtgaacctatttgactgggcagagagtataagaaaagagagaatttttgaacttgtggtgtaaaatgaggtacatatattttgtgtggctataaattattgcataaaagTATTTTCAAATAAGAAAATGAATTATTCTTTTTGACGCAGACTTAAAAGGAAATATGTTCACGTAAATTGAACTGATACAGTAACTTTTAATGAATTAACTATGAAGAGTCGTCAAAGTATAGCATACTCCAACATTGAGTATCCAAGAAGTAAAAGTCATAATGCAATAATATGATGGTACTCTTGATATTAGTAATACAAAGTATGGAAATTTTAAAATGTAAATTAAACGAAACAAAAGGTATGCAAACGACCTTATAAGAAGTTTAAGGATAGATGAAAATGGTGTctttatttggttgaggtttgTTCAATTTTCAAGCAAAACAACTTTCTCGAAACAAAACAGTTCTAAGTCTTTTAATCTCAAGTACTAGTAAACAATAGTTTTAGtttcaaaaaagaaataaaaaggaaaagaaaagaagaagacaaTTATGTATGCTTATAGAGTAATACAAAATTCAATTAGATTAAAccacataaaaaatatatagtatcCTAATAGATCATACAAAAAGAACTAAACCACTTCTCTACAATAGAGAATGGATAAAACCTAATTAAGTAGGATAAACAACAAAAGTAGAATTTATGCGTGATTAATTAGGGTTCAAATTAAATCTGTTACAATATCATTGAGCAATCCAAAAACATAGATTAACATTCAATATAAGAGAAAATGCAGGATACACGCAAACAATAAACTTCTAGTGTCAAGAATCTACATTGATGATAAATATAAGGgattgttacacaaaaattatacaaaaataGTCTGTCAGATTCAATATTTTACTAAATATAAACCCGAAAACTAAAGGTATACAAGAAACTAAAGATATCTAGGATCCAAGTGAAACAACAAACTCTAATCACAAGTTGTTAGTGTCAAACACTGACAAATTAGAGTAGACGCAATAGATCGTTCGAATCCATTGCTTCTAAAAATAGTATATAACCTTATTCTAAATTCTGAATTCATCACTACGTGCATCAGAAAAAGTTAAACTATATGAATGAAGTTTAAGTTTAATATACACAAACCCTAATTAAAGCTATACTCAGTGAAACATACAAGAAACTAAACATGATTATTTTATTGTAAGAGATTAATTAATGAAAAAAGattaagaaaaacaaaaaataaccTGAAAGTTGTTGAGGGCTATATTTATAAAGATTAACCTCCTTGATTTTGTCATGTGGTAAACGTTCATTCATCACTCTCTTCTTAAGGTAATGAATGATGAGCTCTTCGTCTTGTGGACAAAAACGATATCCAGGTGGAAAAACAAAACTATCATCAACGTAATTAACTCTACTAATCTCACTTATCATATTGTAATTTTGTTTTACTATGATCAAACCCTTTTCATCTTCtacttgtttttgtttttctaATTCTTGAATTTTAGGGTTTTGAGAATTCGCCTTGGTTTGCTCATCAAACTCCATTGTTAGACTACGAGAAGGAATCCACTTGGAAAATAACTTTGACATGAACTCTATTTATCTTAGAGTCCTATAAATCTAAGCTATCCGATAAAATTTGTTAAGATTTAGGGTAGATTTTGTTTTATATAGAATCTTATCTGTTACCGAAAAATAATCAtccccttttcttttctttttttaacctTTTTTTTTGTGTGATTGGTCTTGCATATGGATAACACAAGAATTTACCAAGTTAAGTaataaattgttttttttttggattatgGAATACAAATTTTCGAACACTGCCATGAAAAAACAAGAATATAATACTATGAAAAAATTAACGTGCGTGAATATAAATATCAAGCATAAATGACCTGCACTTATGTGATTGGTCTTGCGTATTTTACTAATGTTATTTGGGAATTTACCAAAtcaagtaatatatatatatatatatatatatatatatatatatatatatatttggtattATGGAATACAAATTTTCGAA from Nicotiana tomentosiformis chromosome 11, ASM39032v3, whole genome shotgun sequence encodes:
- the LOC104098135 gene encoding NAC transcription factor 29-like, with product MSKLFSKWIPSRSLTMEFDEQTKANSQNPKIQELEKQKQVEDEKGLIIVKQNYNMISEISRVNYVDDSFVFPPGYRFCPQDEELIIHYLKKRVMNERLPHDKIKEVNLYKYSPQQLSENYSMLGEKEWYFFTPRDRKYPNGNRPNRAAGKGYWKATGADKPIKHNDVKVGFRKALVFYEGKPPKGDKTNWIMHEFRVNESRRLKRHAQDMRLDDWVLCRIYKKVDKSFKNARKEHEQDDTSISCSSIGKVENCDYEGITDSYEIARQNLKLPHHYDITFDDPGFNMDYNKYSIDNFSHFGPRSNYGIPLQPSFSPGNIFWDQKGYQENCNILPMHFDVNNFYQDSYDEIQSQNILDSVLDENSSIYKD